A stretch of Sebastes fasciatus isolate fSebFas1 chromosome 19, fSebFas1.pri, whole genome shotgun sequence DNA encodes these proteins:
- the znf532 gene encoding zinc finger protein 532, whose product MGDMKTPDFDDLLAAFDIPDMVDPKAAIESGPHDDHEGQLKQPNGGVTPNEDESHNLSTGHDVGVSVIVKNIRNTDTSEHGGTISEKDGHFHPQPPSVAIGNGLHNGFLAAIQLGTHYTKNGWKTPRDEGQTVNNQSPTFNQFSPISSAEEFDDDDKIEVDDPMDKQGVQSFFRSTSKIVDQNHKSPVSVDNVSKPRANRDQKPDQNKNTNGILGGSKSNEPPQSNLPEGGLKETVLQPQSQECKEAGELTELVDVSSITQVKAKSSAKLSSCIAAIAALSAKKASATDLGVLDSPTTQKESTPANKNPRALEKPIEQESALEFAKSLLTRQPDSPSSVMSEGSSKGSPASSTDTTPVIPKVRIKTIKTSSGQIKRMVTRVVSQFDPEDLKKGEDSLSVMATTSAMFSSPTRPSLPTTVLATAGGPSIEITKQMTIKPVATAFLPVSAVKTVGSQVINLKLANNTTVKATVIPAASMQSASSAILKAANAIKRQTVMVPASSLANAKLVPKTVHLSNLNLLPQTVSSAVCDLKKALSSSKQPQQVKQQTILAGRASKKVSRIQVFTSSQSSVVDAFNKVLSSINPVPVYVPNLSPPTSACISLPSRGYKCLECGDSFALEKSLTHHYERRSVRIEVTCNHCAKSLLFYNKCSLLSHARGHKDKGFVMQCSHLILKPIPTDQMITTSPSSGPPDITGTTSTSQAHAPTSQILGRVSGRGSQSTVISAPCSAPLVAAMPLEDDASKLCRHNLKCLECNEMFQDDSSLAMHYQQAQESSGQKTCTICQMLLPNQCSFLSHQRIHQHKSPYICPECGASCRSVHFQSHVTKNCLHYTRRVGYRCIHCSLIFADVATVKSHIQSSHCETFHKCPLCPMAFKSAPGAHSHGNTQHPGMKAGEPKMIYKCSMCDTVFTLQSLLYSHFDQHIVNQKVSVFKCPDCSMHYAQKQLMLDHIKAIHGTLKTIEGPPNLGINLPLSTKPTNSNSTNSNSPSNNNNNIKDGGNANGQDKGEKKPSPSPLKKTVSNCSANLKNPPGSGYTCGDCSSLFSSREVFVAHMRREHGKILKKHPCRQCDKSFSSSHSLCRHNRLKHKGLRKVYACPHCPALSQPFTKRVLLDQHIHLTHGVKEPEGKTVNSDKTEALPDKKTTLSPKRKPEEDEGSPGLNSRGSDSQPLKRLKVNILKVHKCAVCSFTTEDITAFHEHIPQHKSDGLCYQCQECGLCYTSHRSLARHLFIVHRLKEPHGLARYNGRGKDDDESQRENQLDVTDGTPNTKCKVCGKMFETEGNLNTHMRTHGMAFIKSKRLIAAEK is encoded by the exons ATGGGAGATATGAAAACACCAGACTTCGATGACCTGCTGGCGGCCTTTGACATCCCCGACATGGTGGATCCCAAAGCCGCCATTGAATCTGGCCCCCACGATGACCATGAAGGACAACTCAAACAACCCAATGGTGGGGTCACTCCCAATGAAGACGAATCCCACAACCTCTCAACAGGACATGACGTTGGTGTTAGTGTCATTGTCAAGAACATCCGAAATACGGACACTAGTGAGCATGGTGGAACCATATCAGAGAAGGATGGACATTTCCATCCCCAACCCCCTTCTGTTGCCATTGGCAATGGACTACACAATGGCTTCTTGGCCGCAATACAACTAGGTACTCATTACACCAAGAATGGATGGAAAACTCCCAGAGATGAAGGACAGACAGTTAACAACCAATCACCTACCTTCAATCAGTTCAGCCCCATCTCCAGTGCTGAAgagtttgatgatgatgataaaattGAGGTAGATGACCCCATGGACAAGCAGGGGGTTCAGTCATTCTTTAGATCCACTAGTAAGATTGTGGACCAGAATCACAAATCTCCTGTATCAGTGGACAATGTTTCTAAGCCCAGAGCAAACAGAGACCAAAAACCTGATCAAAACAAGAACACCAATGGTATTCTGGGAGGTTCCAAGTCTAACGAGCCCCCTCAATCAAATTTACCTGAGGGGGGACTAAAGGAAACTGTCCTACAGCCTCAAAGTCAGGAGTGCAAGGAGGCTGGAGAGCTGACAGAGCTTGTTGATGTGTCCAGTATCACCCAAGTCAAAGCAAAGTCCTCTGCAAAGCTTTCATCATGTATAGCGGCCATAGCAGCCCTCAGTGCCAAAAAGGCTAGTGCTACAGACTTGGGTGTTTTGGATTCTCCTACAACACAGAAAGAATCCACCCCAGCCAATAAAAATCCCAGAGCTCTAGAGAAGCCAATCGAGCAGGAGTCGGCCTTAGAGTTTGCAAAGAGTCTGCTCACAAGACAACCAGACAGCCCCTCTAGTGTCATGAGTGAGGGTAGCAGCAAAGGTTCCCCTGCCTCAAGCACAGACACCACCCCGGTCATCCCAAAAGTCAGGATCAAAACAATCAAGACGTCATCCGGTCAGATCAAGCGTATGGTCACCCGAGTTGTATCGCAGTTTGATCCTgaagatctgaaaaaaggaGAGGATAGCCTTTCTGTTATGGCAACCACCAGTGCAATGTTCTCATCTCCTACAAGGCCCTCTCTGCCAACCACAGTATTAGCCACCGCTGGAGGCCCTTCTATTGAAATAACCAAGCAAATGACTATTAAACCTGTGGCGACAGCTTTCCTGCCTGTCTCAGCCGTCAAGACAGTTGGTTCCCAAGTCATCAACCTGAAGCTAGCCAACAACACCACAGTCAAAGCGACAGTCATCCCTGCTGCGTCAATGCAAAGTGCCAGCAGTGCCATCTTGAAAGCTGCTAATGCCATCAAGCGACAGACTGTCATGGTACCTGCCTCCAGTCTGGCTAATGCCAAACTTGTGCCAAAGACAGTCCATCTTAGTAACCTCAATCTTCTGCCTCAGACTGTATCCTCTGCTGTCTGTGATCTCAAAAAGGCCCTGTCCTCATCCAAACAACCACAGCAGGTCAAACAGCAGACAATTCTCGCTGGCCGGGCCTCAAAGAAAGTCTCTAGGATTCAAGTGTTCACCAGCTCTCAAAGCTCTGTAGTGGATGCCTTCAATAAAGTCCTGAGTAGCATAAATCCTGTCCCTGTGTACGTCCCAAACCTCTCTCCGCCAACCTCCGCTTGTATCTCTCTACCCTCGCGTGGTTACAAGTGCCTGGAGTGTGGCGATTCATTTGCTCTTGAGAAGAGCTTGACACATCACTACGAACGTCGCAGTGTGCGGATCGAGGTCACCTGCAACCACTGTGCCAAAAGTCTATTGTTCTACAACAAATGCAGCCTCTTGTCTCATGCCAGAGGCCACAAGGACAAAGGGTTTGTCATGCAGTGCTCACATCTAATCCTAAAACCCATCCCTACAGATCAGATGATAACCACATCACCCTCATCAGGCCCACCCGACATCACTGGCACCACCTCAACCTCCCAAGCACATGCCCCCACTAGTCAAATCCTAGGGAGAGTTTCTGGTAGAGGGTCCCAAAGTACAGTGATTTCAGCTCCATGCAGCGCTCCTCTTGTGGCAGCCATGCCCTTGGAGGATGATGCTTCGAAGCTCTGCAGGCACAACCTAAAATGCTTGGAGTGTAACGAAATGTTCCAGGATGACAGCTCGCTAGCAATGCACTACCAACAGGCACAGGAGTCCAGTGGGCAG AAAACATGCACCATCTGCCAAATGCTTCTCCCAAATCAGTGCAGCTTTCTTTCACACCAGCGAATCCACCAGCACAAGTCTCCTTACATCTGCCCCGAATGTGGCGCCAGCTGCCGTTCTGTCCACTTCCAATCACACGTCACCAAGAACTGCCTGCATTACACCCGTAGAGTCGGCTACCG CTGCATCCACTGTAGTCTGATCTTCGCTGATGTTGCAACTGTAAAATCCCACATCCAAAGTTCTCACTGTGAGACCTTCCATAAATGTCCTCTCTGCCCCATGGCCTTCAAGTCTGCTCCTGGAGCGCACTCTCATGGGAACACACAGCATCCAGGAATGAAAGCAGGAGAGCCCAA gATGATCTATAAGTGTTCCATGTGTGATACCGTGTTCACGTTGCAGTCCCTGCTCTACTCGCATTTCGACCAGCACATCGTCAATCAGAAAGTGTCAGTGTTCAAATGTCCCGACTGCTCCATGCACTACGCACAGAAACAGCTCATGTTGGACCATATCAAG GCCATCCATGGAACCCTGAAGACCATCGAGGGTCCACCAAACTTGGGCATCAACCTCCCTCTCAGCACCAAGCCCACTAACTCCAATAGTACCAACAGCAACAGCccaagtaataataataataatatcaaagaCGGAGGAAATGCCAATGGTCAAGACAAGGGAGAAAAGAAGCCCTCACCTTCACCTTTAAAGAAAACAGTCAGTAACTGCTCAGCGAACCTCAAGAACCCTCCCGGCTCAGGATACACATGTGGAGACTGCAGTAGCCTCTTCAGTTCCAGGGAGGTCTTTGTGGCTCACATGAGGCGCGAACATGGCAAG ATACTGAAGAAACACCCATGTCGGCAGTGCGACAAGTCCTTCAGCTCCTCCCACAGTCTTTGCCGACACAACCGTCTCAAACACAAGGGACTGCGGAAGGTCTACGCCTGCCC GCACTGTCCAGCTCTCAGTCAGCCATTCACTAAAAGAGTGCTGCTGGATCAGCACATTCATCTGACGCATGGAGTCAAAGAGCCAGAGGGGAAGACTGTCAACTCTGATAAAACGGAGGCTTTACCTGACAAGAAAACG ACCCTCAGCCCCAAAAGGAAGCCAGAAGAGGATGAGGGGTCTCCAGGTTTGAACTCCAGGGGCTCCGACTCACAGCCGTTAAAGAGGCTCAAGGTGAACATCCTTAAAGTTCACAAGTGTGCCGTCTGCAGCTTCACCACTGAGGACATCACAGCTTTCCATGAGCACATTCCCCAGCACAAGTCCGATGGC